The DNA region ATTTTATTAAACAAAAGTCACCCGTACGTGCAGGGCACGGAATATGATAAAAGTCACTCGTGCCTTGCACGGGTGATTCtgctagtttttttttgttacaagaggaaaatattCTGCTAGTTTATATACTAAAAGAGTCAAATTTATATTAACGTTCTAGGAAACAAATATTTGAAATCATATTTGATATGGTAAACAAGTGAGagtcaaattaattttaacatttTAGAAAAGGGCATATCTGAATTCATATTTAATTTGGTActacatttaatatttttcagtAATGCAATATTTCTATATTTAAActcataattttaatttcatgaggTCAAACTAATAATACAAGGataatattttaatacaaaatctaattttgaataaataacataaaaaaattcttCCAACCCTTGTTTgcataaattttaaaactttaCAGCTTGTAAAgtttcatatttaattttctcataaataatttttcttaaaaatgaacatttagttaaaaataaactatattctattttaaataattttatgattATATAGATTACTCCCTTCAAAAATGATTATATATATTACTAtaccattaattattttttttattgatcatgaaaattttacattttttccTTTAAAGTGGATATttgtatatttaaaattaatattttatctttttttttttgagtaaaaGTTTTGGCATTTAATTAATCCAAGAAAGTAGCATCTACAAACAAGGCATGTGCAACCACAGGTGGAGGATCATGCCACCAAACATGAAAAGGAAAATCACAAGCTATAGCAGCCAATTCATGTGCCACTCCATTGGCCTATCTACGAGCATGACTGAAACGTATTATAGGAAATAGAGAAATTAAAGTCTTGCAATCCACTATCACTGCTTCTATTTCTGGTGGACAAGAATGGGTCTTTAAGGCATGTACTATCGGTAATGAATCAGATTCTATCACCAcattttccatttccatttCAGCAGCCATTTGAAGACCCCAGCGAACCGCATAAGCTTCAGCCAAGAGAGAGTCCAGTCGATTATGTTCCAATTTTGTAGCTGCCGTCATAAACTCACCTCTTCCTGATCTAGCAACCAGACCAAAACCAGTAGAACTACTTCCAGTCCAACCAGCATCAACATTTAGCTTTATAACTCCTTGCGGTGGTGCTTCCCATCTAACATCCCTTGGCTGATCATCAATTATCACTCCTCGTCGTTCCTGCGCCTCCAACCACTCAAAGTGCTTCTCCAAGGATAAACGTATTGACATTCCAGGATCAGATACAAGTAAGCCTTATTACGTGCCCTCCAAATAACATGAAGTACCTGTATAACAGCAGCAACCCAATGTTCATCATTTTGACGAAATCCCTGTTTCAGCCATTCATTAAATTCCATAACAACAGAATCAGAGTGTAGGCCTAGTGGATGAGCAAACCAAGCAGCTCGTGCCCAATTACAGTGCAGAAAAAGATGGGTGAGATTTTCTTCCACTTGTTGTTGGCAAAGCAAACACTCTTGTTGAACCTGCAATCCTTTTTTCGCCAGATTAGCTCTACAAGCCAAGGTGTTTGTTACAGCCTTGTATGCAAAATGCTTGAATTTGTTAGGGACTTTAGCTGACCAGAGTGCTTTCCATGAGAATTGAGAAGTGACAGAGGGACCTGCTAGGCTGCCACATTACTCTCCTTCTTTTGCTGTAAATGAATATACGTTGATCTGACTGAGAATTCCCCAAATCCGCTCCACCTCCAGAAGGCTCTGTCTCGTCTTTCTTCCCAACTCAGCGGAATAAGCTTGATCTTCAATGCTTCCTCATGGGTAAAAATTCGGTCTATTAGTAGCCCATCCCATCTTCTGCCCTCTGGTAAAATAAGTGAAGATACTAAAGCATTTTGAGGGAGTATGGATTGAGGAGAACGGACAGTACAATCCCCACAACCAGGGAGCCATGAATCATGCCAAATTCTAATGTCTTGTCCATTTCCAACTCTCCATTTCAAGCCACCCCGTACAGTTCTAAGGGTTTCCCAAACGCTCCTCCAAGAATAGCTAGGCTGATAGCCAATTTGTGCATTTAGTATAGAGGTCCTTGGGAAATATCTTGCTTTCCATACCCTGTACAATAGTGAGTTCTCAGCCGAAAATAGCCTCCATGCTTGTTTGGTTAATAGCGCATGATTGAAATCCACTAAGTCCCGGAAGCCCATCCCACCTTTATTTTTCGGCTTACATAAATGCTTCCAACTGATCCAATGAATTTTACGTTCATCCCGCTGCTGTCCCCACCAAAAACTAGCCATGGAACCCTCAATTTTGTGGCAGATTCCCTCCAGAATTTTAAAGCAACTCATGACATAGGTAGGAATAGATTGGGCTACTGATTTGAGAAGAACTTCTTTACCTGCCTTAGACAAAGTTTTCCCCTTCCAATCTTGTAGTTTTCGCCACACACGTTCTTGGACTCGTGCAAAGATTGTTTTCTTGGATCTTCCAATAACTGTAGGCAAACCAAGGTACTTATCATAGACCTCCACAGCCTTTACCCCCATCCTTTCTTGGATCATAACCATACTGGTGCTTATCACATTTCGGCTAAAAGAAATTTCAGACTTGTCCATGTTAACCAACTGACCTGAAGCTTGCTCATACAGTTTTATGACCTTTAAGATACAATCTGCCCCCTCCATAGTTGCTTTACCAAAAATCAAACTGTCATTAGCAAAGAAGAGATGACTAATCAATGGCGCCCCCCTTGCTATTTTCACACCATGAAGCGAATTACTTCTCACTTGCTCAGACAATAAACTAGAGAAAACTTCTGCACATAAAATGAAGAGGTAAGGGGAAAGAGGATCTCCCTGTCTAAGACCTCTATGAGGGGAGAAGAAAGGGGCATGTTCTCCATTAATCAAAGGTGCATAAGTAACCGAAGATACACATCTAATAATAAGTTGTGTAAAGCCAAGCGGGAATCCCATAGCTAGTAAGACCTGATGTAAAAAATCTCACTCAATGCGATCATAAGCCTTTGCCATATCCAATTTGAGTGCCATGTACCCTTTTTTacccttcttctttttcttcatataaTGGAATGCTTCAAACCCCACTAAGGCATTATCAGTTATGAGCCTCCCCGGAATAAAAGCACTTTGACATTCATCAACCACAGAATCAAGCATAAACTTCATACGGTTAGCAATACACTTGGTGACAATTTTCATGATCACATTACATAAACTGATGGGCCTAAATTCCTTGGGTCCTTCCGGAGTTTTAACCTTTGGAATCAAGCAAATAAAAGTCTGATTAATACCTGCAGGATCTTCCCCATCATTTAAAATTGCCAAGACCTTGTTAGTGACCTCATCTCCCACAATTCTCCAATATTTTTGATAAAATAGGGCAGGAAAACCATCTGGTCCCGATGCTTTTAATGGATGCATTTGTTGGAGAGCTTCCACAATATCTTCTCTTGTGAAAGGGTGTTGTAACTCTTGCACCATGATTGGAGAAAGTTTAGCCCGTAAAGCACTACAAGCTTCTTGTACTCTACTTGGTTGTTCTGATTGAAATAAGCCCATAAAGTAGTCCCTTCCCATTATCATTCCGCAATCTCTTAATTgtatttctcttctttctttgatTTGCTTTCCCATGAAAAAATTTTGTATTATGATCCCCATCTTTAAGCCATAAAGCCCTTGATCTTTGACGCCAATACAATTCCTCCTTCTCTAAGAGTTCTGCAAGTTCTTTGCCAATTTCACGCTTCCGTTCATAATTTTCAGGAGTTTCTGGCCATGTCTGAGCCTTTTCCATCTTCTTCTCTAGTATCACAATTTCCTTCTTAAAATTTCCTTTTTGGTTGCTCAACTGTGAACATAATTCCCGGGCAGCCTGCATTTTACTAGTGAGATCATTACCTGCTTCCGACCAAGAACCCCGTAAATGAAATGCTAAATCAGAATCACGTGTCAAGTGCTCTTCAAATCTAAAAATTCTTTCCTTGCGTCTTTTACTTTCTATTTCCTGTGAGCTTGAATGGATCAAAAGGGGTGAGTGATCAGAAGTATACTGTAACAAGTGACGGACTTGAGAAGCACCCAACACATCAAGATAGTTCTGAGTAGCCATGCACCTGTCCAAGCGTTGTTTAATGCTTGCTGCACCTTCTCTTCCATTCGACCAGGTGTAAGGATAATTACCAATAAAGCCCAGATCCAGTAAATCACATGACCAGAGACAATTTATTAGAAGATGCTACAAATTTCTAGAAGTTACTATATGATACCATTGTAAAACTAGAAAAGTCTAGACTATGTGATATCATGTAAAATCTAGAAGCTCTCTAGATTGTACTAATTATAAAGAATGTTTATGatgagcctataaataggccATGAACCATTGTAATTGATCATCAACAATCAATACAATTTCTTCCTAAGTTAACCGACTTGTGCCACTATCTTTCCTATATACCTTGGCCTCCAACAACATAATTATATTCTTTCAACTACTACTTCAATTACTAACAAGTGGTACCAGAGCTACGTTCGATCATACATTGGGCGTAGTTATATTACCTCCCTACTATTTCAAAACTACCCCACCTACTACTAAAAATTTCCCTTGCACTTATAACCCACTTCCATAATTTTTCTAAGCTATGGCCAACGCCTCCCAACCTTCATCTATCACTGTCCCTATTTTCAATGGGGAAAACTATGATTATTGGAGTGCAAAAATGAAGACATATTTTTGCTTCCAAGACTGTTGGGATGTCGTAGAAGAAGGATATACTGCTCCTGCAGATACTTCAGCTCTCACTGCGGCACAAAAGAAAGAGCTGAAGGAGAATAAGCTCAAAGATTCAAAGGCGTTATTCATTTTGCAACAGGCAGTGACCGACGCAATTTTTCCAAGAATATTGGGTTCTAAAAGTGCAAAAGAGGCTTGGGATAAGTTAAAGGAGGAGTTCCAAGGTAGCGACAAGGTACGTGCCATCAAACTACAGACTCTAAGACGAGATTTTGAATTATTGAAGATGAAAGAGTCTGAAACTGTTAAAGACTACTATTCTAGAATTAAAGAAATAGTAAATCAAATGAGAGCCTTTGGGGAAGATATTCTTGACAAGAAAATTGTAGAGAAAATTCTAATTACTGTTCCCCGAAAATATGACTCAATCGTGACAACGATTGAGCAGACCAAAGATCTGTCTACTCTATCAGTGACAGAACTAATGGGCTCTCTTGAAGCATATGAGCAAAGATTGTGTAGGCATGATGAAGATACACTTGAAAATGCCTTCCAATCAAAGCTCAAATTTCGATCTCAAAATAAAGGAGATGGAGGAAGAAGGAACTATGGAGAAAGTTCTAGAAAAAGAGAAAGTTCTAGAAATTTCTCCAAGAGCAATCCAAATAAATATCCTCCATGCAGCATATGCAAAAGGCTAGGTCATGCAGAAGTAGATTGTCGATACCGTAATAGGCCACAATGCAACTACTGCAAGATGTTTGGGCACGTCGAGAAATATTGTCGCAATAAAAATAGGCATCAAGCCAACCttgcagaagaggaagaacaagaTCAGTATCTTCTCTATGCCACTCAAGACTCAGTCGAAGAAAAAGGAGGAAGCTGGTATTTGGATAGCGGTTGCAGCAATCATATGGCCAAGGATGAGAGTATCTTCAAAAATATTGACGACTCTGTCAAAGTGAAAGTTCGTATGGGAAATGACACCGTGGTGGAGTCAAAAGGTAAAGGCACTGTCATGGTGGAGACGAAGAAAGGTACGAGACTCATCAGCGATGTTTTACTAGTTCCTAACCTAAAGGAGAATCTCTTAAGCATTGGCCAAATGATAGAAAGAGGCTACGCTCTTCACTTTGAAGGAGATGCATGCCGGATCTATGATAAGAATGATAAAAGGGTTGAGATAGCCAAAGTGAAGATGCAAAAGAGCAACCGAAGCTTCccgttaaattttaaatatgtaaCTAACATTGCCATGAAGGTGCAAGTTGACGATTCATGGCTTTGGCATCGAAGATTTGGCCACTTCAACATACATGCCCTGAAGCTGCTATATCATAAGAAGATGATGAGAGAACTTCCATATTTAAAGGAGAGCAATGAAGCCTGCGAAGGATGTCTCCTCGGAAAGCAACACAGAGTGTCGTTCTCAACAGGAAAGGCATGGAGAGCAAAACACGTGTTGGAATTGATACATACAGACGTATGTGGACCGATGAGGACGCCATCACATGACAACAACAGGTATTTCATCCTCTTCACTGATGACTTCTCTAGAATGACATGGGTCTATTTCCTAAAAGCAAAATCAGAAGTTTTTGGGGTATTCAAAAAGTTCAAGGCCCTTGTCGAGAAACAAAGTGGAAAACATATAAAAGTACTTAGAAGTGATCGTGGAAAGGAGTATACATCCCGCGAGTTTGACAAATTCTGCGAGGATGAAGGCATAGAAAGACAACTTACAGTCGCATAtactccacaacaaaatggtgtgtCGGAAAGAAAGAATCGCACAGTTATGGAGATGGCTAGATCGATGCTCAAGGAGAAGAGAATGCCTAACACCTTTTGGGCAGAAGCAGTCTACACGGCTGTCTATATACTCAACAGATGTCCAACAAACGCAGTACAAAATAAAACTCCAATTGAAGCTTGGAGCGGCAAGAAGCCATCGGCAAAGCACCTAAGAGTCTTTGGATCTATATGCTACATTCATGTGCCAGATGTAAAGAGGCACAAACTAGAAGACAAGACTGTACGAGGTATCTTCCTCGGGTATAGCACAAAGTCTAAAGGCTACAGGGTCTACAACCTACAGACAAAGAAGCTTATGATCAGTCGAGATGTTGAAGTCGACGAGAATGCTGCCTGGAATTGGGATGAAGAAAAAGTGGAGAAGAACATCCCCGTACTAAAGCATCTACCTCacgaagaagaaggtgaagaagcaGCAGAAAACCCAGGTGAGCCTCCTTCACCTCCACAACAACCACAAGAAGAAATTTCTTCACCTGAATCTACTCCTATACGAGTAAGATCATTGGCAGACATATATGAAACCTGCAACTTGGCCATACTTGAGCCTGAAAGCTTTGAAGCTGCATCAAAGCAAGAAGTATGGGTCaaggcaatggaagaagaaataaAGATGATTGAGAAAAACAACACATGGGAGTTAGTAGATTGCCCACATGGAAAAGACATCATTGGGGTTAAGTGGGTCTACAAGACAAAGCTCAACCCTAATGGCACTATACAGAAGCACAAGGCGAGGCTAGTAGTGAAGGGTTACTCACAACAACCTGGCATCGACTATAATGTGACATTTGCACCAGTAGCTCGTCTTGATACGATAAGAGCTCTAATAGCTCTTGCAGCACAAAAAGGTTGGAGCATCCATCAACTAGATGTCAAATCAGCCTTCCTCAACGGTGTACTCGAAGAAGAGATCTATGTGGAGCAACCACAAGGGTTCGTGTGCAAAGGAAATGAAAGCAAAGTGCTAAGACTTAGAAAAGCTCtctatggcttgaagcaagctcctCGAGCATGGTATAGTCGGATTGATCAGTACTTCATCGATCGAGGATTCAGGAGGAGCAAGAGTGAGCCTACACTATACATCAAGACTCAAGGTCAGCATACTCTCCTACTCTCCTTGTACGTAGATGATCTTATCTACACAGGAAATAATacgaagatgatgatggagttcaaagaagacatGATGAAGACCTTCGAGATGACCGACCTTGGCTTGATGAGCTACTTCCTCGGTATAGAGGTAAGTCAAAGAAATGATGGGATATTTATCTCACAAAAGAAATACACGGAAGGCTTACTCAAGAAGTTCAAGATGTATGACTGCAAGCCTGTAAGTACGCCACTCGTGACAAATGAGAAACTACAGAAGGATGATGGAGCACCAGAAGCTGATGCATCGCGCTACAGGAGTCTAATTGGAAGTCTTCTATATCTGACGGCTACACGGCCAGACATTATGTATGCTACAAGTCTACTATCAAGATTCATGCAAAGCCCAAGTCAGATTCACTTTGGAGCAGGAAAAAGAATTCTAAGATACTTACAAGGCACAAAGGAGTTTGGCATTTGGTACACTACCACATCCAACTTAAGATTGCTCGGCTACACCGACAGTGATTGGGCAGGTTCGGTTGATGACATGAAGAGCACTTCTGGCTATGCTTTCTCACTTGGATCAAGAATATTTTCTTGGGCATCTAAGAAGCAAGCTACAGTAGCACAATCaacagctgaagcagagtacATGGCAGCTGCTGAGGCAACGAGTCAAGCAATATGGCTACGGAGAATACTCGAAGATATGGGAGAAAAACAAGATGGACCTACTACCATCAACTGCGACAACAAATCAACAATCGCAATGGCGAAGAATCCAGTGCATCACAGCAGAACAAAGCACATAGCAATTAAATATCACTTCATCAGAGAAGCAGAGACAACTAAAGAGATCCAGCTTGAGTATTGCAAGACCGAAGAGCAAGTTGCAGACATATTCACAAAGGCATTACCGAGACCAAGATTTGAAGAGCTACGCACTATGCTTGGAGTTAAAGAAATTTGCAGCAAGGAGGAGTATTAGAAGATGCTACAAATTTCTAGAAGTTACTATATGATACCATTGTAAAACTAGAAAAGTCTAGACTATGTGATATCATGTAAAATCTAGAAGCTCTCTAGATTGTACTAATTATAAAGAATGTTTATGatgagcctataaataggccATGAACCATTGTAATTGATCATCAACAATCAATACAATTTCTTCCTAAGTTAACCGACTTGTGCCACTATCTTTCCTATATACCTTGGCCTCCAACAACATAATTATATTCTTTCAACTACTACTTCAATTACTAACACAATTCTTAAATGCATTCAGTTGATCTACCGTTCGATCGACACCCCCTTTCTTCTCATCATTTGACACAATAGCATTAAAATCTCCGAAGCAAAGCCATAGACCTGTTATCATGACACGGATCCGTCACATAAGTGCCCaagttttatatttattttgttcCTCTGGATGACCATAAAACCCAGTCACACTAACTGTCCTTCCCTCTACATTCCTGCACTGACCGTATATATGATTAGGAGAGTAATTTATAAGCACAAAATCAACCTCCTCCTTCCAGAAAACAGCCAAGCTTCCCCCCCTTAATTTTCCTTCCCCACGACAATCAACACCAAAGAAAAACTGCATACCAATATGTCTACCAACACTTCCTAATTCTCCTTGCTTTCTTCttgtttcagaaagaaaaa from Lotus japonicus ecotype B-129 chromosome 2, LjGifu_v1.2 includes:
- the LOC130736197 gene encoding uncharacterized protein LOC130736197; translation: MEFNEWLKQGFRQNDEHWVAAVIQHFEWLEAQERRGVIIDDQPRDVRWEAPPQGVIKLNVDAGWTGSSSTGFGLVARSGRGEFMTAATKLEHNRLDSLLAEAYAVRWGLQMAAEMEMENVVIESDSLPIANGVAHELAAIACDFPFHVWWHDPPPVVAHALFVDATFLD